Proteins encoded in a region of the Cinclus cinclus chromosome 19, bCinCin1.1, whole genome shotgun sequence genome:
- the GFI1B gene encoding zinc finger protein Gfi-1b isoform X4, whose translation MPRSFLVKSKKAHTYHQHRCVDDDLPVLTWSPVTSAFTATGNRTPEDIKKQDLGCVVPKQEKDPPELKEEGIPVHYLSRMLPGPSAQEMAMPGLQMKDCTNTASTPTFYKAGFSWDAFHMPYSYQQMSSSMQSALLEHPVSLYGSHLLPSTEPPLDYSLHYSSDMETFHCVKCNKVFSTPHGLEVHVRRSHSGTRPFACEVCGKTFGHAVSLEQHTNIHSQERSFECKMCGKTFKRSSTLSTHLLIHSDTRPYPCQYCGKRFHQKSDMKKHTYIHTGEKPHKCQVCGKAFSQSSNLITHSRKHTGFKPFSCELCAKGFQRKVDLRRHRETQHSLK comes from the exons ATGCCACGCTCCTTTTTGGTCAAGAGCAAAAAGGCTCACACCTATCACCAGCACCGCTGTGTGGACGATGACCTGCCAGTACTCACATGGAGTCCAGTCACCTCTGCCTTCACTG ccacagggaacaggaCACCAGAGGACATCAAGAAACAGGACCTGGGATGTGTGGttccaaaacaagaaaaggacCCACCTGAACTGAAAGAAGAAGGTATCCCTGTCCACTACCTGAGCAGGATGCTTCCAGGCCCTTCAGCCCAAG AGATGGCCATGCCAGGGCTGCAGATGAAGGATTGCACTAACACAGCAAGCACCCCAACCTTCTACAAAGCTGGCTTTTCCTGGGATGCTTTCCACATGCCATACAGCTACCAGCAGATGTCTTCCAGCATGCAGtcagccctgctggagcaccCTGTGAGCCTGTATGGGAGCCACCTCCTGCCAAGCACTGAGCCCCCCCTGGATTACAGCCTGCATTATTCCTCAGACATGGAGACCTTCCACTGTGTGAAGTGCAACAAG GTGTTCTCCACTCCCCATGGACTGGAGGTCCATGTCCGAAGGTCTCACAGTGGGACCCGTCCCTTTGCTTGTGAAGTGTGTGGCAAAACCTTTGGGCACGCTGTGAGTCTGGAGCAGCACACCAACATCCACTCCCAG GAAAGAAGCTTTGAGTGCAAGATGTGTGGGAAGACATTCAAACGTTCCTCCACCCTCTCCACTCACCTCCTGATCCACTCGGACACACGTCCCTATCCCTGCCAGTACTGCGGGAAGCGCTTCCACCAGAAGTCAGACATGAAGAAGCACACGTACATCCACACAG ggGAGAAGCCCCACAAATGCCAGGTGTGTGGCAAAGCCTTCAGCCAGAGCTCCAACCTGATCACCCACAGCCGCAAACACACGGGCTTCAAACCCTTCAGCTGCGAGCTCTGTGCCAAGGGCTTCCAGCGCAAGGTGGATCTGAGGAGGCACCGAGAGACCCAGCACAGCCTCAAGTGA
- the GFI1B gene encoding zinc finger protein Gfi-1b isoform X1 translates to MPRSFLVKSKKAHTYHQHRCVDDDLPVLTWSPVTSAFTATGNRTPEDIKKQDLGCVVPKQEKDPPELKEEGIPVHYLSRMLPGPSAQEMAMPGLQMKDCTNTASTPTFYKAGFSWDAFHMPYSYQQMSSSMQSALLEHPVSLYGSHLLPSTEPPLDYSLHYSSDMETFHCVKCNKVFSTPHGLEVHVRRSHSGTRPFACEVCGKTFGHAVSLEQHTNIHSQERSFECKMCGKTFKRSSTLSTHLLIHSDTRPYPCQYCGKRFHQKSDMKKHTYIHTGEKQNIPMRKQQLEPIMPMYMASRHRGIRLGISVQRHWKVIIPCGVRQQEAEAHLPDKDVVTGQPLVHVGVVPSHGCREWVIQLERTIPGSSHPLVLDHSPHTPPGELGC, encoded by the exons ATGCCACGCTCCTTTTTGGTCAAGAGCAAAAAGGCTCACACCTATCACCAGCACCGCTGTGTGGACGATGACCTGCCAGTACTCACATGGAGTCCAGTCACCTCTGCCTTCACTG ccacagggaacaggaCACCAGAGGACATCAAGAAACAGGACCTGGGATGTGTGGttccaaaacaagaaaaggacCCACCTGAACTGAAAGAAGAAGGTATCCCTGTCCACTACCTGAGCAGGATGCTTCCAGGCCCTTCAGCCCAAG AGATGGCCATGCCAGGGCTGCAGATGAAGGATTGCACTAACACAGCAAGCACCCCAACCTTCTACAAAGCTGGCTTTTCCTGGGATGCTTTCCACATGCCATACAGCTACCAGCAGATGTCTTCCAGCATGCAGtcagccctgctggagcaccCTGTGAGCCTGTATGGGAGCCACCTCCTGCCAAGCACTGAGCCCCCCCTGGATTACAGCCTGCATTATTCCTCAGACATGGAGACCTTCCACTGTGTGAAGTGCAACAAG GTGTTCTCCACTCCCCATGGACTGGAGGTCCATGTCCGAAGGTCTCACAGTGGGACCCGTCCCTTTGCTTGTGAAGTGTGTGGCAAAACCTTTGGGCACGCTGTGAGTCTGGAGCAGCACACCAACATCCACTCCCAG GAAAGAAGCTTTGAGTGCAAGATGTGTGGGAAGACATTCAAACGTTCCTCCACCCTCTCCACTCACCTCCTGATCCACTCGGACACACGTCCCTATCCCTGCCAGTACTGCGGGAAGCGCTTCCACCAGAAGTCAGACATGAAGAAGCACACGTACATCCACACAGgtgagaaacaaaatattccaaTGAGAAAACAACAATTAGAGCCCATCATGCCCATGTACATGGCCTCCAGACACAGAGGTATTAGACTGGGGATAAGTGTCCAGAGGCATTGGAAAGTCATTATACCATGTGGGGTGAGACAGCAGGAGGCTGAAGCACATCTGCCTGACAAGGACGTGGTTACTGGCCAGCCTCTGGTGCATGTCGGGGTTGTACCCAGCCATGGATGCAGGGAATGGGTTATTCAGCTGGAGAGGACCATCCCTGGTTCTTCCCACCCTCTGGTGCTGGATCACAGTCCACACACACCaccaggagagctgggctgtTAG
- the GFI1B gene encoding zinc finger protein Gfi-1b isoform X3, which produces MPRSFLVKSKKAHTYHQHRCVDDDLPVLTWSPVTSAFTATGNRTPEDIKKQDLGCVVPKQEKDPPELKEEEMAMPGLQMKDCTNTASTPTFYKAGFSWDAFHMPYSYQQMSSSMQSALLEHPVSLYGSHLLPSTEPPLDYSLHYSSDMETFHCVKCNKVFSTPHGLEVHVRRSHSGTRPFACEVCGKTFGHAVSLEQHTNIHSQERSFECKMCGKTFKRSSTLSTHLLIHSDTRPYPCQYCGKRFHQKSDMKKHTYIHTGEKQNIPMRKQQLEPIMPMYMASRHRGIRLGISVQRHWKVIIPCGVRQQEAEAHLPDKDVVTGQPLVHVGVVPSHGCREWVIQLERTIPGSSHPLVLDHSPHTPPGELGC; this is translated from the exons ATGCCACGCTCCTTTTTGGTCAAGAGCAAAAAGGCTCACACCTATCACCAGCACCGCTGTGTGGACGATGACCTGCCAGTACTCACATGGAGTCCAGTCACCTCTGCCTTCACTG ccacagggaacaggaCACCAGAGGACATCAAGAAACAGGACCTGGGATGTGTGGttccaaaacaagaaaaggacCCACCTGAACTGAAAGAAGAAG AGATGGCCATGCCAGGGCTGCAGATGAAGGATTGCACTAACACAGCAAGCACCCCAACCTTCTACAAAGCTGGCTTTTCCTGGGATGCTTTCCACATGCCATACAGCTACCAGCAGATGTCTTCCAGCATGCAGtcagccctgctggagcaccCTGTGAGCCTGTATGGGAGCCACCTCCTGCCAAGCACTGAGCCCCCCCTGGATTACAGCCTGCATTATTCCTCAGACATGGAGACCTTCCACTGTGTGAAGTGCAACAAG GTGTTCTCCACTCCCCATGGACTGGAGGTCCATGTCCGAAGGTCTCACAGTGGGACCCGTCCCTTTGCTTGTGAAGTGTGTGGCAAAACCTTTGGGCACGCTGTGAGTCTGGAGCAGCACACCAACATCCACTCCCAG GAAAGAAGCTTTGAGTGCAAGATGTGTGGGAAGACATTCAAACGTTCCTCCACCCTCTCCACTCACCTCCTGATCCACTCGGACACACGTCCCTATCCCTGCCAGTACTGCGGGAAGCGCTTCCACCAGAAGTCAGACATGAAGAAGCACACGTACATCCACACAGgtgagaaacaaaatattccaaTGAGAAAACAACAATTAGAGCCCATCATGCCCATGTACATGGCCTCCAGACACAGAGGTATTAGACTGGGGATAAGTGTCCAGAGGCATTGGAAAGTCATTATACCATGTGGGGTGAGACAGCAGGAGGCTGAAGCACATCTGCCTGACAAGGACGTGGTTACTGGCCAGCCTCTGGTGCATGTCGGGGTTGTACCCAGCCATGGATGCAGGGAATGGGTTATTCAGCTGGAGAGGACCATCCCTGGTTCTTCCCACCCTCTGGTGCTGGATCACAGTCCACACACACCaccaggagagctgggctgtTAG
- the GFI1B gene encoding zinc finger protein Gfi-1b isoform X2, whose translation MPRSFLVKSKKAHTYHQHRCVDDDLPVLTWSPVTSAFTATGNRTPEDIKKQDLGCVVPKQEKDPPELKEEGIPVHYLSRMLPGPSAQEMAMPGLQMKDCTNTASTPTFYKAGFSWDAFHMPYSYQQMSSSMQSALLEHPVSLYGSHLLPSTEPPLDYSLHYSSDMETFHCVKCNKVFSTPHGLEVHVRRSHSGTRPFACEVCGKTFGHAVSLEQHTNIHSQERSFECKMCGKTFKRSSTLSTHLLIHSDTRPYPCQYCGKRFHQKSDMKKHTYIHTGLAQQRKHKEKLPGRGHSRKSPLESRGPGDVVKSNALPSTHHTSWGAANLSFCQESMPYVPESPLVPIGFARRKIWEISHKKHLSFSHCWPSSALEKKKIFMAFSSCIAP comes from the exons ATGCCACGCTCCTTTTTGGTCAAGAGCAAAAAGGCTCACACCTATCACCAGCACCGCTGTGTGGACGATGACCTGCCAGTACTCACATGGAGTCCAGTCACCTCTGCCTTCACTG ccacagggaacaggaCACCAGAGGACATCAAGAAACAGGACCTGGGATGTGTGGttccaaaacaagaaaaggacCCACCTGAACTGAAAGAAGAAGGTATCCCTGTCCACTACCTGAGCAGGATGCTTCCAGGCCCTTCAGCCCAAG AGATGGCCATGCCAGGGCTGCAGATGAAGGATTGCACTAACACAGCAAGCACCCCAACCTTCTACAAAGCTGGCTTTTCCTGGGATGCTTTCCACATGCCATACAGCTACCAGCAGATGTCTTCCAGCATGCAGtcagccctgctggagcaccCTGTGAGCCTGTATGGGAGCCACCTCCTGCCAAGCACTGAGCCCCCCCTGGATTACAGCCTGCATTATTCCTCAGACATGGAGACCTTCCACTGTGTGAAGTGCAACAAG GTGTTCTCCACTCCCCATGGACTGGAGGTCCATGTCCGAAGGTCTCACAGTGGGACCCGTCCCTTTGCTTGTGAAGTGTGTGGCAAAACCTTTGGGCACGCTGTGAGTCTGGAGCAGCACACCAACATCCACTCCCAG GAAAGAAGCTTTGAGTGCAAGATGTGTGGGAAGACATTCAAACGTTCCTCCACCCTCTCCACTCACCTCCTGATCCACTCGGACACACGTCCCTATCCCTGCCAGTACTGCGGGAAGCGCTTCCACCAGAAGTCAGACATGAAGAAGCACACGTACATCCACACAG GTCTAGCACAACAGAGGAAGCACAAAGAGAAACTGCCTGGCAGGGGCCACTCCAGGAAAAGTCCACTTGAGTCGAGGGGTCCTGGGGATGTGGTGAAGAGCAATGCCCTTCCCAGCACACACCATACATCCTGGGGTGCAGCAAATCTGTCTTTCTGCCAGGAATCAATGCCATATGTTCCTGAGTCCCCACTGGTTCCTATTGGCtttgccagaagaaaaatatgggaGATCTCCCACAAGAAACATCTTTCATTTTCTCACTGTTGGCCTTCAtctgcactggaaaaaaaaaaaatcttcatggCATTTTCCTCTTGCATTGCCCCTTGA